The Huiozyma naganishii CBS 8797 chromosome 9, complete genome nucleotide sequence ACCAATCAAACATGGGTTAGATTTTATTCTTCTTGCCAGCACCCTGATGGTGGATCTGATTTCCTCCTCACGGCCAATGACAGGATCCAGTTTCCCCTCGCGGGCCTGTTCCGTCATGTCGATGGCATATTTACTTAAGAACTCAAGAGGAGTGTTCGTGTCAGCACCTCTAGAGTCAATCTTTTGGTTACCTCTCAAAATGAGCGCCTGTTGCTTGATCGCCTCCACGTCCACCTGCGCCTCTTTGAATATCTGCTGGATGGACGAATCCTGGAACAGCGCGAAAAGAATATGGTCCTGAGCAATGAACGAATCcttctgctgcttctgTATCTTTACTGCTTCCTGTAGCACCTGTCCTAGAGCGTAACTTGGAGTCACCTGCTGGGGTGCTGGATGTTGTTGTGGAACTTTGACCAAATTCCTATTTACGACTCTTTTGAACGCATCGTAATCGTATCTTGCCTTATCGATTAAATTTTGCAGATATGATATCGACCCATCCTCGGGGGTCTCGATAAAGGCAGCTAGAATATGAATAGGTTGTAGTTGTGGATGCTGATGATCCTCGGCCAGTTTCTGAGCCAAAGTCAAAACAGTCAACGCCTTTTCTGTGAATTGAGTTTCGTCGTTCATACTAGCTATCGTGTTGTGCTTGTGTTTTGTAGTTACTGTTAtctgatgaagacgaaCAAAGCTATATCACAACACAACAAAAGGGAAAGATGGTAACCTACGTCTCTGTTATATAtacgagaaaaaaaggcTACTATCTACTTAATTTCAGCAATAATGCCTCGGTAAAAGCAACCAAAGCCAAGCCCTCAAGTCTTCCAGAACCTTACCATTACCCCTTGATGAAAGCTTCTAGAACAGGTACAGTCTCAGATGTCTCACCGTCACCAGTTGCTCGAAAATACGGGGTCTTTCCAGACAttgcaatattttttaGAACTCCCGTGTCCCGCGTTCGGTTCTCGCATTTTCTAGAAAAAACGAGAtcaagaaagaagaaagattAAGATAGAGGGGGCGCCCGTTGAGAGCATACACAGCATTTTCTACCAGAACGTACTAGGTGCTTCAGGTACTAACAGTACCTGCTGGTGTAGTGCGCTACACCCAACTGGGACCTCAGAAGTCTCTTCTTCCACCTGTAATAATAAATAtgtgttttcttttgctgTGTATACAATAAATAAGATGACTGTGGGGGTCACGTGCACGTTGGTCCCTTTTACCGGGAGCATCATACCATGAAACTCTCACCACAGCCACAGGTTCCCTTTGAGTTTGGGTTTTTAAAGACGAATTTTGTGTTCAGTTTGTCGTCGATCCAGTCCATCTCGCTGCCAACGACACTGAACAGCGCCCTTGAGTCGATGACTATCTTGATTCCATCTTGTTCCACGACTTCGTCAAACTTTTCCGGTTTGGTTACGTACTGTAAATCGTAAGTGGTCCCAGAACAACCCCTGTTCCTTGTGCTGACCCTGATCATACGTGGCTCTGGTTCATCGAGCAGGGCCTTTAAGTGTGCGATCGCTTTAGGGCTCAGCGAGATTACTGCTTTACGGGGTCTTagcgtcctcctctttttcttctgtgtAGAGGCCGCTGCCCCGCTGCTTGTGGTTGTTTGAGCGTCTTTAATCAACTGCTGTGCCTCTATgcgtttcttctccatttCTGCATCTTTCGCCTTTTGCAATACAGCCTGTCTTTTCCATGCCTCCTTTGAAGGTAACGAATGGCTAGACCACTTGAATTTGGGAGGTGCCTTTGGAGGAGTCATCTGAGGAATAATAAACTTGAATTGTGGGGTAGACTGTGGAGCAGGCcgcgacgacgacgatgacgacgatgtCAATGACGCTGACCCGGCTGGGTCCATCAGCATCGTGCTTCTTCGTATCATCGCACGCGTGCTGAAGACTCTGCTGCAACCTCTCAACAGTATACTTGCATTACTAGCCGTGCCCGCACAGCTCATTATTAACGTTGTAGTGTTTTCAAACCTTTGCCGTTTTCAAGTCACTTGAACAAACTCGAGGTAGTTACACCCAAAACATATACctatatctatatatatagattACAACTAGTACCGATTAAACATCCCGGGACTAACTTAATATCGGGTATTGTCCGGCCAGTTCTTTtgctctttgttttttgtgCTATATTTCTACCAAAGATGAATCATCACATCGTTGTATACGGCGAGGGGGAATTCTTCCGTTCCTCCAGAGGTCCGACAGCCAATGAAAGAGAAGACTGTTACAAACGCACTTGAGCAAGCTGAGAAAACGGACATTACCGCTACAAACGCCCATACCTACGTTTTCCGATATCTCGGGGACTCACTTTTTCTGTGTTACCCGCCTGTCAAGTATTTGTCACCCTGACAACCGGTTGAACACCGGTGCAAAACCGAGAAAAATGTCTTTGTCCTaaacagaaacagacaTAATGTACGGACAAATGGCAGATGATGGAAAACGTAATGGAAGGGAAGCTCAAAGAGATAAAATGTCAggacaaaaaagaaaggagCAGCAAAAGAcgggaaaagaaaagagaagagacagagaaTATATTTCATTGTACGATTATAAATCAATGTAGTTTGTACTGGTTCCGTGGAAAAGTGGGTTGAGTTGACGAGTTGAACGACAAGAAGTATCTTTAGTCACACACAGTGGGATTAATTCACGCAAAACGCTACGTGGATTACACAAAGATACAATCATCATCGGTCATACACTCACACAGGTCGAAAAAAGCGGGAAAGGTAACCATTTCTGCAAcagttttttttaattCATCACCTCACGCAATAAGCTCTTGTTGAAAACAGCCCACTCACCCCCcctactttttttttgacacATTCAAATATATCCATCGACTGCACACTAGCCGATTACAGTCCACTTTCTAGacaagttttcttttctttctttctatttttGTGGTAGTCTTTGAATCATCGTCCCCTCGATAATAAACCCAAGAATGAACTCTACTTTAGGCACGTCAACGATCCCAAGAGGTCTAATTCATCGACCTTCAGCGGGGAGAACCACGAGACCATGTGATAACTGTACCTGCTCGCCAGGACTGCTTTCGAGGCAGGGGCGGAGAGCATCCCAGTTtttaaagaaaatggaaaataACAGAAGGcacaagaagagagagtCCGTTATCGGTGACGACCTTTCCATCTATTCTTCAGACTCGTTATGCCAGTCGAATAAAGAGGTCAATACTACGAAAAGACTTGCTGCGCTGAGGAAACAGATGGCCAAGCACAAACTGTGCTGCTACATTGTACCCAGCGAGGATGAGCACCAGTCAGAATACGTATCCCTTCACgaccaaagaagaagttttaTATCCGGGTTTACGGGCTCTGCAGGGGTCGCTTGCATAACCAGGGATTTAATGAATTTTAACGAAGATCATGAGGAAGGTAAATCCATCTTGTCCACAGATGGCAGGTATTTCAACCAAGCATCGCAGGAACTGGACTTTAACTGGACCCTGTTGCGACAAGGTATCGACACACTCTCGTGGCAGGAATGGTGTATCCGGGAAGCTAAGGAGATGTCGGAGGGCCTTGGAGGGAAAGAGGTTAGAATAGGCGTGGACCCAAGACTAATTTCCTACGAACAGGTAGTTGCATTTTTGAAGCTGCTGAAGGAGAGCATGCACGGCACTGGCGCTAATGTTGAGTTAGTTCCTATTGATGAGAATTTAATCGATAATATTTGGCCGcagtttgaaactgttcctGAAAAACCTCGTAACGAACTGTTAAAACTGGACCATGCTTACCACGGTGAGGaattttctttgaagagggaaCGCGTGGTCAAACAATTAGGGGAACTCGGGTCTGAGAACTCCCCAAACCATGAATTCATTGTTGTAGCATTGGATGAGATTGCATGGCTATTGAACCTGAGGGGATCCGACATTGAATACAACCCCGTTTTCAACGCGTACCTTGTACTCAATAATAAAGACGAGACAAATCTTTTCTGCGATGATCCATTCAATGACGATATCAAACAgtgctttgaaaagaacaacattTCAGTTAAACCGTACAAGAGTATATGGGAACATCTTGAGGTCAGTGCTGCGTCTGCATTAGAAATTGAAAACGACAAAGAAAGAACGGAATTTCTCATCCCGGATATGTCTTCGTGGCAACTTGCCCGTTCTGTGTGCGCAACCCAGTACAAGATAATTCATTCACCTATTGACGTTTTCAAATCTGTGAAGAACTCGACGGAGATAAACTGTGCCCATAATGCGCAAGTCAAGGACGCGGTCTGTCTAGTACAATATTTTGCCTGGTTGGAAAATGAATTGAATGCGAAAGAGATGCTAATCGATGAGTACCGTGCTGCAAAGAAGCTGATTGAGATTAGGAAAACCcagaaaaatttcaaaggTAACTCATTTGCGACCATTTCCGCGACGGGTGCCAATGCGGCAATAATTCATTACGAACCACCAGAGGAAGGGTCATCCATGATCGATCCCTCCAAGATATATTTATGCGACTCTGGTTcccaattttttgaaggcACAACTGACATTACCAGGACTGTGCATTTCAACACGCCGTCTCAGGAGGAGATTGACAACTACACTCTTGTTCTGAAGGGGAACTTGGCGCTAGAGAGATTAGTGTTTCCCGAGGGGACCTCAGGGTATAATCTCGACGTCATTGCAAGACAGTTTCTTTGGTCCCAGGGGCTAGACTACAGGCACGGCACTGGCCATGGTGTAGGTTCCTTCCTCAACGTTCACGAGGGCCCCATCGGGATTGGATTTAGACCACACTTGGCTAACTTCCCCTTGCAGGCAGGCAATGTGATCACCAACGAGCCTGGCTACTACAAGGACGGTGAGTACGGGATTAGGATTGAAAACGACATGCTAATCAAGGAGGCGGAACACTTACAATTCGGTGATCggaaatttttgaagtttgaaaACATGACATTGGTTCCCTACTGTAGGCGACTAATCAACGTCGATTTGCTCACAAAACAGGAAAGACACCAGATTAACGAGTACCACGCACGGATCTGGGACAAGATTGTACAGTTTATCCCCACGCGTAGCATAACGCACAAATGGCTGAAGCGGGAGACGCAACCGTTGTGATGCTCCGGATTGCGTATGTtgtgtatatatgtgtgtatcCATCCATGTACGTACTGGTTAACTGCACGTGCCCGCACCACCCCGCTCACAACCCGGAGCGGAGGCTATATTTACGACGTACTACTTGTCCCCGCAGCGTTAAGCTCCTCATCCTCCGGGGACACGGCTGTTCCCAACACCCACGGCTCGTAACGCACAGGACGCTTCTGCGGGGAGTGCCCTGGAGGGGGGTGCAGAGTAAGTGGTCGGTCCGTTTGAGCAGAAACGAGTTACCGCATTGGGACAAGGTGACGATGCAGTTCCCCAATTCTGCACTTCCGTGGAAGAAAGGCGCTCTAGAAGGGGTCGCAGAGATCATTCGAATTCCGCGACGTGTTGAGTCTCCCTGCACAGAAACGCCCGCACATGTGGCCCTCGTTTTACATTTTCCTGTATTTTGATCTTTTGGAGAAAGCAAATTTCGGAAAAGCTAAAACAATGGAAAAAGGTAAAAAGACCGGGTTAAAAAATTGCCTCTGTTCCGCCTCCATACTCATCCTGTTTTAGCtggcaattttttttcttttcctcttcactATATATAAGGAGGTACTGCGTAGATAGATAAcaatttgaagttgattCTTTAAGAGAAACCgcctttcttttttccttctggTACTTCTAATAGTCAAATATCACCACGGGTATATTTTTCAGAAGGAACGTGAAGGGTTTTCTTTTGCAAAATATTTCACACTCACGAGATGTCTGCTGATTCTAACGAACATACCAGCGTTTCTTCTGTAACccagaaagagagagacgATTTGTCCCAGGActcctcttctctctcaCCTGCTGGGagttcttctgcttctgcttctgCACCTGGTTCGATGGTTTCCGATCTTGTAGGATTCACGGGGCAAGGTACCAGTGAGAAACCGGGGAACCACCTGGATGgtctttctcttcaaaagacAGACACCATTACTTCTCGTGCTGAGTCTGCGGTTGATATGAACAGGAGACTGTCCAAGATTCTTACCGGTCAGTACGACGAACAAGATAAAATCGAGGTGGATTACTCCAATACGCTCCCCATGGGGGGTGATAGAGCGTACCCTCCAGCTTTACCGGATGCTGAGCAATATGTTGTAACGTTTGATGGACCAAACGACCCATTGCACCCGTTCAACTGGTcgttgaaaaagaaggtcatGATTTGTGTGGTTTTATGTTTGGACTGTCTCTGTATTACCATGGCGAGTAGTATTTTTGCCTCTGCTGTTCCTCAAATCTGCGAAAAATACCATGTTATTCAAGTTGTTGCCATCCTGGGGATTACCCTCTTTGTCTTGGGGTTTGCTGCATCCCCAATCATATATGCGCCACTGTCGGAAATCTACGGTAGGAAAGGTGTATTGGTTATAGCTGCATTCGGGTTCGCCTTATTCCAATTTGCCGTAGCCACTGCGGAAAACTTACAAACTATTTTCATCTGTAGGTTTTTCGGTGGGTTAATCGGTGCTGCCCCAATGGCTGTTGTGCCAGCTGCCTTCGCAGACATGTTCGACACAAATATGAGAGGTAAAGCTATTTGTCTCTTTTCACTTGGTGTATTCGTCGGTCCTATTCTATCCCCAGTCATGGGTTCCTACATCGCTCAGAGAACTACATGGAGATGGTTGGAATACGTTGTTGGCTGTTTTGCTAGTTTTAACTTCCTCTTGTTAAGTTATTTTTACGATGAAACTCACCATCCAATTATTCTAGTTCGTAAGGCAAAGCAAATGAGACGGGAAACCAACAATTGGGGGATTCACGCTGCACACGAAAGTGTGGAACTGTCCATTAAAGATATCATTCAAAAGACGGTGACAAGACCCTTGATCATGCTGTGTGTCGAACCAACTTTACTAATTATCACGATTTACAATTCGTTCGTTTATGGTATCCTTTACTTGATGCTGGAGGCGTACCCTATCGTGTTTGTCGAGGGTTACGGATACCGGGAAAATGGTGAACTGCCTTACATTGCATTGATTATTGGTATGTTGGTTTGTGCTGCATTCATCTGGTATTTTGAAGGCGATTATTTGAAAAGAGTGAGAAAGGCTGGTAAGTTGGTCCCAGAGGCGAGATTGTACCCAATGATCTATGCAGGGATCGTGTTCCCAATAGGGATTCTATGGTTCTGCTGGACAGGTTACTACCCAAAAAAGATCCATTGGATTTGTCCAACAATTGGTGGGTCCTTTATAGGTTTTGGCTTGATGGGTATTTTCCTGCCTTGCTTAAACTACATCATTGAATCCTATCTGCTAGTTGCCGCATCAGCTGTGGCGGCAAACACCTTTTTGAGATCGGCCTTCGGTGCCGCGTTCCCTCTATTTGCTGGCTACATGTTCCGCGGTATGGGTACTGGCTGGGCAGGATTACTGCTAGGTCTATTTGCCGCTGCAATGATTCCCgtccccttcttctttttgaagtacgGTGCAAGAATTAGATCACATTCTAAATTCGGGTTTAGCAATTAAAACGCCAACTTTATTCATTCATTGGAGATGTCCGTTCTTATTTGGCCACTCTCTTCAAATACATTTTAGCATTTTCTATAGACGTCTTCAAACAATTTAATACATAATGCCGTGATAGGTAGATTCCCGCAAATACCGAACGAATTCCGATAAATTGATTGCCAAGGTTCATCAGGTCGATTTAGCAAACTGTAGTTTACAGTCACGCAAAAATTGGATTCTCATTTCAATTGACATTAGTTCTATAGAAAGCCAGAAACTGTTATCAACAATGCATCATCAAACTTTCCTTCCTTGATGTATACATCTCTGATGTTTAAGGATGTGGTTATTGTTAAGGCCTGTTCTCTCAAATCCTCAGCAATATGTGTATCTAGTTTGTGATATtcgaacaaaaaaagacctacaacaagaaatatGAACAAATGGAATGGTTGTATAATGAATGACCTTAACAGAGTCGTGTTGATTTCGCAGTATGTTACCTCCTGAAATATTGATCATTATAGTTGGTCACGATTATCTTACAAAAAATGTAACTTTTAAAATAAAGATAACCGTAGCTT carries:
- the ISA1 gene encoding Fe-binding Fe/S cluster assembly protein ISA1 (similar to Saccharomyces cerevisiae ISA1 (YLL027W); ancestral locus Anc_4.31), translating into MIRRSTMLMDPAGSASLTSSSSSSSRPAPQSTPQFKFIIPQMTPPKAPPKFKWSSHSLPSKEAWKRQAVLQKAKDAEMEKKRIEAQQLIKDAQTTTSSGAAASTQKKKRRTLRPRKAVISLSPKAIAHLKALLDEPEPRMIRVSTRNRGCSGTTYDLQYVTKPEKFDEVVEQDGIKIVIDSRALFSVVGSEMDWIDDKLNTKFVFKNPNSKGTCGCGESFMV
- the FRA1 gene encoding aminopeptidase P (similar to Saccharomyces cerevisiae YLL029W; ancestral locus Anc_4.29); the protein is MNSTLGTSTIPRGLIHRPSAGRTTRPCDNCTCSPGLLSRQGRRASQFLKKMENNRRHKKRESVIGDDLSIYSSDSLCQSNKEVNTTKRLAALRKQMAKHKLCCYIVPSEDEHQSEYVSLHDQRRSFISGFTGSAGVACITRDLMNFNEDHEEGKSILSTDGRYFNQASQELDFNWTLLRQGIDTLSWQEWCIREAKEMSEGLGGKEVRIGVDPRLISYEQVVAFLKLLKESMHGTGANVELVPIDENLIDNIWPQFETVPEKPRNELLKLDHAYHGEEFSLKRERVVKQLGELGSENSPNHEFIVVALDEIAWLLNLRGSDIEYNPVFNAYLVLNNKDETNLFCDDPFNDDIKQCFEKNNISVKPYKSIWEHLEVSAASALEIENDKERTEFLIPDMSSWQLARSVCATQYKIIHSPIDVFKSVKNSTEINCAHNAQVKDAVCLVQYFAWLENELNAKEMLIDEYRAAKKLIEIRKTQKNFKGNSFATISATGANAAIIHYEPPEEGSSMIDPSKIYLCDSGSQFFEGTTDITRTVHFNTPSQEEIDNYTLVLKGNLALERLVFPEGTSGYNLDVIARQFLWSQGLDYRHGTGHGVGSFLNVHEGPIGIGFRPHLANFPLQAGNVITNEPGYYKDGEYGIRIENDMLIKEAEHLQFGDRKFLKFENMTLVPYCRRLINVDLLTKQERHQINEYHARIWDKIVQFIPTRSITHKWLKRETQPL
- the TPO1 gene encoding polyamine transporter TPO1 (similar to Saccharomyces cerevisiae TPO1 (YLL028W); ancestral locus Anc_4.30), producing MSADSNEHTSVSSVTQKERDDLSQDSSSLSPAGSSSASASAPGSMVSDLVGFTGQGTSEKPGNHLDGLSLQKTDTITSRAESAVDMNRRLSKILTGQYDEQDKIEVDYSNTLPMGGDRAYPPALPDAEQYVVTFDGPNDPLHPFNWSLKKKVMICVVLCLDCLCITMASSIFASAVPQICEKYHVIQVVAILGITLFVLGFAASPIIYAPLSEIYGRKGVLVIAAFGFALFQFAVATAENLQTIFICRFFGGLIGAAPMAVVPAAFADMFDTNMRGKAICLFSLGVFVGPILSPVMGSYIAQRTTWRWLEYVVGCFASFNFLLLSYFYDETHHPIILVRKAKQMRRETNNWGIHAAHESVELSIKDIIQKTVTRPLIMLCVEPTLLIITIYNSFVYGILYLMLEAYPIVFVEGYGYRENGELPYIALIIGMLVCAAFIWYFEGDYLKRVRKAGKLVPEARLYPMIYAGIVFPIGILWFCWTGYYPKKIHWICPTIGGSFIGFGLMGIFLPCLNYIIESYLLVAASAVAANTFLRSAFGAAFPLFAGYMFRGMGTGWAGLLLGLFAAAMIPVPFFFLKYGARIRSHSKFGFSN